From the Amia ocellicauda isolate fAmiCal2 chromosome 12, fAmiCal2.hap1, whole genome shotgun sequence genome, the window CACAGGGGGATAGCTCTCACAGCTGCACATCATCCATACGTTGCCATCCGTATATGGATTACTGTGATTGTGCACGATTTTGATGGATTTGGGAGCATCTGCAACAAGACCACAAAAGACAATTCACATTGGTTTTACTACATTAGTCCCTATTGTACAAGTAGGTCGGAGTCTACAGCAAGAACACGGCACTCATAGGAACTGTTTAATACATATGGACttttaaatcagtattttatGTAAgagttgatgtatttattttcataattagTGAATTCATTAAGTGTTATAGAAGACTGAGATTAACAATATTGACAAACACCATGAAAACACTTACACTTCACGTTGAAAGTGGTGACTGTGGAGTTGCTTTCTCCAATGTCATTCTTTACACTGCAGTAGTAGCTGCCACTGTCAGTGTAAGAAACGTGGTTGAATTTCAACGGGTTCCCATTTCCCATTGTCTTGTCTTTGCCCTCTGTGACTTTGAACCATGAGTAATGGGTGATTGGTGGATAACCTTGGGAGTTGCATCGGAGAtccaagtatttattttctctgatgTCAGAGGTGGAGGCCACCACTGATGGGATTGTTGGTGGATCTGTATGTGAAGGGAGCCAAAACAGATCCATAAGACACAGCAACAAATCAATAAGCATGAATAACCAAAGAAGATGTTTCATCACGAGTTAACAATGCCAGGAGTCCTATTAGTGGCACACGGCTTCATTGCAATGTAACAATGTAAAACTTTTATTCTTTAAAACTGTATCCTTACACCTGTACTTTGCAAAAAAACAATGATGTGGTTTTATATTCTTTTTTCAGCCAACCaacaatttattataattcGTTGTCACATCCAAAGAGTTGAGAGATTATTTACATTGAAACCCATAGATCAAGCAGTCACCTTTCCCTCTTATCTGTGCATAAGACTTGTGTGGTTATTGTCAGACATGCATGGGAGCATTTCATAGAAGCTCTTTATAATATAGTGTCTAATCCGAGTTATTTTAGCATCATCCCACGCAAACCAGGGAGATCTAAACCATATCAATTCAGGCCGGGAAGAATCTACCAGGGAGACAGGTAAGCAAGAGATTATTGTAAGCCAACCAAGTGGAGTCTAAAGATGAACCAATCTGATTTAATCTCGAGAGTTATGGAATTGGACGAACAAGGGCAGAATGTATCTTCCTTCCCGTTTCTGCCTCAGTACCAGGGGCTGCCGGAGAGCAGATGTGAGGCAAAATATATTGAACTGTGCTTCAAAACCTGTGCGCGGGCACAAAAGCACACTTGTATCAGTGAATAAATTAGAAAACTGTTACTAGTAGCACCTTCATCATGTTTGTCAGGAGGATTTTGAAACACCATAATCTCTACTGAATTAATatacttttgtgtgtgtatgtgtgagtgtgtgtgagtgtgtgtttgctcTTACATTTCACAAGTAGCTTCTCTGTTCTCTCAGATGTGCCTTCAGTGTTCTTTGCAGTGCAAGTAACAGGTCCTGTGTCATTCACTTCTGCAATGAAGGTCACTTCGATGGAGTTTGTGGTCTTAATCACGCTATGCTTGATGGTTGTCAGCTTGAGCTCTGACACAGGGTGGCTCTGAACAGAGCAGACTATGGTTGTTCTGGATCCCTGGATCACGTCACTTGGAATGGTCAATGTGGGTTTAAAAGGAGGATCTGTTCAGAGGCACAGACACGAAAAGAGTCATTGCTTTGCAAGACATTTTTCAGTTGCTTTATATAGATCCTGGCATTACGCTCTCCAAAACGATACGCTACACTACTGCTAAGGCAATCTCACATTTACGTTAATAAAGCTCAAGACCCTCAGCCTATTTTAGGCCCAGGGAGAAATATTTCACTCCCTCAGGCCAGCCATAAGAATACCTGGATGGGAATCAAAAGGACATGTTTACTTACAAAGTACTTCTACTTCGATGCTGCTGGAGTTCTGTGCATTAtattcattttctgcagaacagTGGTATTTCCCAGCATCCTTCACAGTTACCTTGACCAAATCCATTACCTGGCTCTTTGGTTCAAGTCTTACAGTGGACTTGGAGTCTTTCTTGTACCAGTAATAGTTTGGAGCTGGGTTGGCCTGTGTTTTGCAGGTGAACTTAATCCTGTATCCTACTTTAACCTTTCCATTTGAGGGATTCGTCTGGATTGTTGGTCTTAGTGGCCCATCTGAAAAATATAACAGCCTAGTTTCAATACACAAAATTGTTGGGGTAGACAGGATTGCATGTAGCACATATATCAGTGCAAACTTCTGTATTAGCAGTTTGCTACAATACAACTCCTTCCAGACAACAATTAAATCCTGCTCACTGCTGCACAATTCTACTGAATCAGGTAAAGCTCCCTTTTAGCAAGATTGGGAAGTTGAATGAGCTGCATATTGAATACAAGGATATGAGGAAGCTTTCTGCCGCTGGGGAAAGAAACCTGGCACTGTTTGATTTTCAGATTCAAACGGGAGGGACTGAAACCTTAATAGGTTTCTGCGGAGAGCAGAACCGAAATCCCTGATGCGTCCACAGTGAATGACAAATGAGAATGAGCACTTACATAACACATCGATCCGGATTTCTTCAGATTTCATAGAGCCCACTGAGTTGGACGCCTCACAGCAGTAAGAACCAGCGTCTGTGTAGCTTATGCTTTGAAAGTGTAAATCCTTTCCTTTTGTGGAAGTCTTCATTGAGTCTTTGTACCATGCAAAGCCAAATTCTGGGGGGTTACTGCCCTGTACGTTGCATTTGAAAGTAACATCTCTTCCTTCATGTATTGCCCCCTCAAAAGGCCTTTTTATAGTGACACCCTTTGGAGCATCTGAAAGAAAGGAAgataaaaaacatattaattataGGAAGTTTAGGCTGCCATTCTAACAGAGCATGTCTTCACACATCCTGAACTCAATTGGTCTTGCCCTTCCTTACATATACCTACACATTTACATGTAACAGGATGACAGTAAAAAAGTACCTACAAGACCATTTAGGACAAGTAGAGTGAAATGAAATCATAACCTGTTCAAGTTGTTATTTTGAAAGTGTTATGATTCTCTCTGTTTTTTAATCCAAAAAAGACACTTACATTTGACATCAATTACCACCTCGGTGGAGTTCACGGTGCCCAACTTGTTTGTTACTTGACAGCAGTACCTTCCTTTGTCCTCAATTGTGATTTGGGAAAATGAGTGTACAGCGCTGGATGTACTAAGGACACCTCCTCCGATTTTAAACCAGGTGTAAGAAGAAACGGGTGGATTTGCTTTGCTGGTACAAGTTAAGTTAATTATGTCTCCTTCTTTCACATTTTCAGGTTTCACAATAACAATGGTTTCTTTTGGAGGATCTGTGAAAGAAATGACAGAAGGTATTGAGAGTGAAataggtatttatttacttaatatttatatactacatttatgtatttgtttatatattaaaaagtgcTTTATGATTAGTAATTTATATGTTTTCCTTCTTGCTTTCCTCTATTACAACAGCTGCATTAATTCTTCATATAACACAGATCTATATCCATCAGTCACAACCTAGAAAACACAATTCAGGCAGTTATAATACTGTACACAGCACAAGCAAAAGAAAGCTATCAGCTTgccttccaagtgaatgtaaTAACAAAGTCCATGTTTCTACTATTTAAAAgtagaaaatgtgtttaaatgtggAACTGACTagtgttttgttcagcaattcCAATCTACTGTCAGTAGGATCTTGAAATCCACACATATATGACAACCCTAAAAAgcttttctttgtttcctgATGGGTATCTTTTCATACTAACATGTCTTATTGAATCACGTGTTTGATTGTTTACTAGCAGACACCTGTACCCAGGACAACAATTATAATAAGTAATTAGTTAAGTAATATTCAATTTGGACCCAGTGAAGCTGAGCAAGTACCAATAAAACATCGCACTAAATGTAGCGGATTATTTCAGCTGAATCAAAAGACAGTGACAATATTTAACAATGAGAAGGGAATACGGGAAGGGACTTACATTCCAATATTATAGTGATACCTTCCGATTTGTTGTTTCCAGCGTCGTTCTGAACCGCACACTTGTACATTTCCTGATCATTTTTAAAGGTGATATTTTTGACCGAGAGAGTTTGACCAGTTTCATTGAGGACTTCTTCATTTTTATACCAGGTGAAGGTGCTCAGTCTCGGGTTACCGGTTGTAAAGGTGCAGTTCATGTCCAGGTCGACACCTTCCACTAATGACTCGATAGGTTTTGAAAGATTAATTTTGGCATCTTCAGGTTTGTCTAACAgaaagagtttttttttgtattgttaaactgacataatgaaagaaaaagtgCAGCTCAATCAAAATGAACCTTGGAATAGTTTAGACTGTGGATTTTACACTGCAACCCTTTTACTGCCGTTTGCAACACATATAAGTGGCTCTGTCAAATGTCAAACTTAAATATGTTACTTACACAGCACATCCAGTTTAAAGGCATCTGAGGTCCCATTTCCCTGCTTATTTAATGCAACGCAGAGATACGTTCCAGAGTTTAGCCGGGTAACTTTCTCAAAATGAATAGAGATGTTTCTTTGGCTTAATACGCCATCTTTGTACCAGTAGTAATCTGTCACAGCAGGGTTGGCGGCCTCCACTGCACATAACAATTTCAGTTCTTTGTTTTCTAAAATCATTTTTTCTTCTGATTCAGATTTCACCTTTACATCTTTGGGGGCAACTGAAAGAATGAAAAGAGACAACCATCATTAGAGAATCCAGATATCTGTTCCTgatagagaaaaaaataataaaacatctatCACAAGTATTCTGGCCCCAAATAGCTGTATCAAGACAATCTGAGGaagttattaatttaaaaaatatttcacagGTCTATAGATCTGTATATGTGTTGAAATATGTTGAAGTAGCTGAAATATTCTCATTTACGTTGATCATATTTTGTGGTTTAAGAGACTGTGTTTTATAGGACTGCAACCATATTGTCACTGACAAACTGTATCTGTGTGACAGAAATACTGATATTATGACAGGACAAATATTACTAAACCACCAGGAGATTCATCTGCCCATGACATACAACAACTGAAACAGTACCAATGAAACTGCCCTGATTTTGTGTTATAATTTACTGCCTTGTACAAATTGAGAAGCATGTAGTTTGGCAATCATGGCTCTATTGAATAAAAGCACATAATTATATAGAAGTATATACATTATTGTCTTTGTATTGGGACTTTGTgtgtagtttgttttttgtgaacCAGCTGTAGCCATTAGTGGCCAGGAATTAATCCCATCAGATCACAGACCGGTGATTTGGGCAGGGAATTACACTCAGCTTCCACTGTTTTAATGGCAACTTAAGAGCTGTTGATACTTGTGTATAGGGCTTGAAAACACAACGCAAATGTATCTCTTGTGTTTCCAGTCTGTTGAATTTGGCACTATAGCTTGGGGTTTAATTGTGTTTGTCTATTTgagttttgttacattttacaaagtGAATGCTCAATCTCTgatttatcatttgttttttataagtgattaattaattatgtaattaagtaagtaaataagtaagtgattatttattgattgatgtattgattgacttattgattgattaattagttTGTTGGTCTGTTAATTAGCAATGCATCCTCACCCAAGGTAACttatatacacaatatatataattcactAAAACATTctgcaataaacaaaaacaaaacacaaagtacTTATATTACAGTCCTAGTTGAAGTAATTGAAAGTGAAACTGCAGTGTAGTTGGAGTGCAATAGTGCAGTGTAATCCCTGTATTAAACACTAGAGGGATACAATCAAACTCTT encodes:
- the LOC136764795 gene encoding B-cell receptor CD22; translated protein: MPGMEKLMKTERMWLLLVIWVMFNHGKALKEEKVTSEEGSCVTFQCTFNTQQISGIVERIIWLKNPVYSQDKKDYEGSVVYQRNLSQTSPEVTRRFEDVGKPTLTNGTFQYCSLKINELQLNDTAFYGFRYYTKGDKWLHMNVSLQVEENPCSISIVQTATIVEGKHVSLVCTSKAKCDETPMWTSTEDLENSQQSDKTDTDERRVTELAFTPSWKDHQKILSCEPPNKKDECEVRSITLDIQFAPKDVKVKSESEEKMILENKELKLLCAVEAANPAVTDYYWYKDGVLSQRNISIHFEKVTRLNSGTYLCVALNKQGNGTSDAFKLDVLYKPEDAKINLSKPIESLVEGVDLDMNCTFTTGNPRLSTFTWYKNEEVLNETGQTLSVKNITFKNDQEMYKCAVQNDAGNNKSEGITIILEYPPKETIVIVKPENVKEGDIINLTCTSKANPPVSSYTWFKIGGGVLSTSSAVHSFSQITIEDKGRYCCQVTNKLGTVNSTEVVIDVKYAPKGVTIKRPFEGAIHEGRDVTFKCNVQGSNPPEFGFAWYKDSMKTSTKGKDLHFQSISYTDAGSYCCEASNSVGSMKSEEIRIDVLYGPLRPTIQTNPSNGKVKVGYRIKFTCKTQANPAPNYYWYKKDSKSTVRLEPKSQVMDLVKVTVKDAGKYHCSAENEYNAQNSSSIEVEVLYPPFKPTLTIPSDVIQGSRTTIVCSVQSHPVSELKLTTIKHSVIKTTNSIEVTFIAEVNDTGPVTCTAKNTEGTSERTEKLLVKYPPTIPSVVASTSDIRENKYLDLRCNSQGYPPITHYSWFKVTEGKDKTMGNGNPLKFNHVSYTDSGSYYCSVKNDIGESNSTVTTFNVKYAPKSIKIVHNHSNPYTDGNVWMMCSCESYPPVIEYSWYTISQQFEETYISSNQNLTVHSADPFMYYCSARNEISREESIRIRLPMKRGLSQMNIILLVILSLILIILLTFCLIHRRRKRKATQGGVRDKDMCLKLLGYVGARNNTRENLVLEGMSESQRSREDLTEGIHNPQFALHSHVPNLPRPGRCSEVTTIYSTVKTAVAQKGLDEGGKRECLNGDAGQTGCEETLNYAYLDFHGKHQPNGKEDNFNLREGDGAIYAKVNRTSQKKQGKGDYENMQGGKVAKRKESEEEDEIEGIHYSSIVLPKTLPSSSLEWESEPDSDEEDYTTQYSKVKT